The genomic window GGTTTATCCTCTCCCTCGGTGACACTTATCAGTGCAACCTTGCCATGTTCTCCCACTTCAAATTCAGCCGGACAAACCAGATTACCGACATTCTCGACAAAAACGAGATCAAATTCCGCTGGATTGTAGTCTGCTGCTAAACTGTGAAGTCCTCCTGATACCATCTTTGAGTCAAGATGACAGGAACGCCCGGTATTAATCGCAATCACAGGAACACCGTATTGACGCAGCCGTTCGGCGTCTAATTCAGTTGTCATATCCCCTTCAATTACTGCCATTTTTAAGTCAGGATTCAGGGCGGCTAAAGTACGCTCTAACAGCACGGTTTTTCCCGCACCGGGGCTACTCATGATATTTAGACAGGTAATTCCCCACTGATCAAAATGGGCGCGATTGTGATTTGCTCCCGCTTGGTTAGCGTGGAGTAAGTTAATTTCTAAAGCAGCTTCAACGGTTTGGTGCATTATTAGATAGATAGCTTAAATTTCAACACAAGATTGAGTATATTCAATCCGATCAATTTTCAGTTCTCGTCCCGAACGAATATCCTCCATCGGAGATTGACAACTAGGACAAGAATAGTGCAATCCGATTTTGGGTTTGTATTCCTCTTGACAAGCGTGACAGAATGCGACCAAAGGCGTCTCGTGAATGGCTAATTTTACCCCCTCTAAAAAACCCTTTTGAGTCTGTGCCGCAAACGCAAATTGCAAACTAGCCGGTTCCACACAAGTGAATTGCCCCACTGTCAGGTGAATGGTATCAATTTGCGGACGAGAGGGTTGTTCCTCCCACCATTGGCGGACTGTCAAAATTAACGCTTTGGTCATATCGGTTTCATGCACGCTTTATCCCTCCGCCAATTTTCTCAATTTCTGCCATTTTCTACTTAAATGAATTAAACCCATTCCACCATTTCAGCTTGATAATTCATGTGAATGTAATCAGGCTTCTCCTGGCGAGGAAGCTGACCCGATACGACTAAATGACCCATCGTATCACAAATCACCCTGGTTGCCATGAGCGAGGTCATATCACTAATATCATAGGGGGGTGAAACTTCGACCACTTCTAACCCACAAACGGGAACATTTTGGACAATTTTCTTGAGCAGATAGAGGGCTTCACGGGGCAGTAACCCACCGGGTT from Coleofasciculus chthonoplastes PCC 7420 includes these protein-coding regions:
- the hypA gene encoding hydrogenase maturation nickel metallochaperone HypA: MHETDMTKALILTVRQWWEEQPSRPQIDTIHLTVGQFTCVEPASLQFAFAAQTQKGFLEGVKLAIHETPLVAFCHACQEEYKPKIGLHYSCPSCQSPMEDIRSGRELKIDRIEYTQSCVEI
- the hypB gene encoding hydrogenase nickel incorporation protein HypB, encoding MHQTVEAALEINLLHANQAGANHNRAHFDQWGITCLNIMSSPGAGKTVLLERTLAALNPDLKMAVIEGDMTTELDAERLRQYGVPVIAINTGRSCHLDSKMVSGGLHSLAADYNPAEFDLVFVENVGNLVCPAEFEVGEHGKVALISVTEGEDKPLKYPIMFQEADCLLISKIDLAPYLDIDLNRLESNVRQINPQVTIIRLSAKTGAGLETWLTWLRNQVK